The Montipora capricornis isolate CH-2021 chromosome 6, ASM3666992v2, whole genome shotgun sequence genome has a window encoding:
- the LOC138053717 gene encoding neurofilament heavy polypeptide-like, translating into MASSSKMSNLTKMQAMVEKAMEEDAHTQHYLQIDDFRVAPPSKKDAEGCDTRETDQTNDDDADEEHLAASWPSESDTEAPKKAGKADSSKRRASRLAEVETPSKEQKKPEKKRKSPKKQAAIQGMMEMTKEGKEVTTRGPRVENQSVKGNDSAQMQGSNGQAEDSNLERAQTPEPESPANDGKGSKSTSSSSPLSVSQSSEEELKVLVPSMKGWRSCVDSSTQDTQMRKYPTEVDTLISPQAISQIRGTRPYIDGQKAAKEAAAGKNPFQGRVHCCKGLALSEVHDLRKAASQAMKVTARVTKPHHSEEDEEEEGEEDQGQPENSLSPDIPRNVPEDLGSRESESTNIIAETPPHDNEGDGLRFRSEKYPT; encoded by the exons ATGGCATCATCATCGAAAATGTCCAATCTCACTAAAATGCAAGCCATGGTGGAAAAGGCGATGGAAGAAGATGCACATACCCAGCACTATCTCCAAATTGATGACTTCAGGGTTGCTCCACCATCCAAGAAG GATGCTGAAGGATGTGATACCAGAGAAACTGACCAGACCAACGATGATGACGCTGATGAAGAGCATCTGGCAGCATCTTGGCCATCTGAAAGCGACACAGAAGCGCCAAAAAAAGCAGGCAAAGCAGACAGCAGCAAAAGAAGAGCTTCCAGGCTTGCAGAAGTAGAAACTCCAtcgaaagaacaaaagaaaccagaaaaaaaaaggaaaagcccCAAAAAACAAGCAGCCATTCAAGGGATGATGGAGATGACAAAGGAGGGAAAGGAAGTCACCACAAGAGG TCCAAGAGTGGAAAATCAGAGTGTGAAGGGCAATGACTCTGCACAAATGCAGGGATCCAACGGTCAAGCAGAGGactcaaacctcgagagagctCAAACACCAGAGCCTGAGAGCCCTGCTAATGATGGCAAGGGTTCAAAGTCaacttcctcttcttctcccttgtCAGTTAGCCAGTCCTCAGAAGAAGAATTGAAG GTTCTCGTCCCTTCAATGAAAGGCTGGCGCTCATGTGTGGATTCGTCCACACAGGACACGCAAATGCGGAAGTATCCCACAGAAGTTGATACCTTAATCAGTCCACAGGCTATCAGCCAGATTAGGGGGACAAGACCTTACATCGATGGCCAGAAAGCTGCCAAAGAGGCTGCTGCTGGAAAAAACCCTTTCCAGGGAAGAGTTCATTGCTGTAAAGGACTTGCTCTTAGTGAAGTTCAC GATCTGAGAAAAGCAGCGTCCCAGGCAATGAAAGTAACTGCTCGTGTGACCAAGCCCCACCATAGTgaggaagacgaagaagaagaaggagaagaagatcAAGGACAACCAGAGAATTCTCTGTCCCCTGACATCCCAAGGAATGTTCCAGAGGACCTTGGATCAAGAGAAAGTGAATCCACCAACATTATTGCAGAAACACCACCCCATGATAATGAAGGGGATGGGCTCAGATTCAGATCCGAAAAATATCCAACGTAA
- the LOC138053718 gene encoding E3 SUMO-protein ligase ZBED1-like: MACEQSFEIVPNKKVKSSVWNHFGFLKENDGPVDKYSGNTTNLTDHLRRKHSKFLKEQSESTSSDAKAATVMQTTHSSQQVLSTMFSAKLPHSSSRAKAISGAILQFIVKDLRPFSVVENSGFQNLLHVLEPRYTIPSRQHFSDKALPELYEAEAVAVALTTDGWTSRATESYVTITCNYINKEWKLRSDVLQTRCLPESHTGVNIANVLREAVHEWNLPPNPPVVSENASNMTVAAEELGTPLHVGC, from the exons ATGGCCTGTGAACAATCTTTTGAAATTGTTCCAAACAAGAAAGTGAAGTCCAGCGTATGGAACCactttggttttttaaaagaaaatgatgGCCCTGTGGATAAATACAGCGGTAACACAACAAACCTGACTGACCACTTGCGAAGGAAACACAGCAAATTTTTGAAGGAGCAATCAGAGTCTACATCTTCGGATGCGAAAGCTGCCACGGTCATGCAAACTACTCATTCAAGTCAGCAGGTTCTTTCGACGATGTTTTCAGCCAAGCTGCCACACAGCTCAAGCAGAGCAAAAGCAATTTCAGGTGCCATTCTGCAATTTATAGTCAAAGATCTGCGTCCGTTCAGTGTGGTtgaaaattcaggatttcaaaaCCTACTTCACGTTCTTGAACCTAGATACACAATACCTTCAAGACAGCACTTCTCAGATAAGGCATTGCCAGAACTCTACGAGGCCGAGGCTGTAGCTGTTGCTTTAACGACTGATGGGTGGACAAGTCGTGCAACCGAGTCATATGTGACAATCACCTGTAACTATATCAATAAAGAGTGGAAACTGCGGAGTGACGTTTTACAG ACAAGATGCCTTCCAGAAAGCCACACTGGTGTTAACATAGCTAATGTATTGAGAGAAGCAGTGCATGAATGGAATCTTCCTCCAAATCCACCTGTTGTAAGTGAGAATGCTTCAAACATGACAGTGGCAGCAGAGGAACTAGGAACTCCTTTACACGTTGGCTGTTAG
- the LOC138053719 gene encoding E3 SUMO-protein ligase ZBED1-like yields MLPQGGIQPAIYAALKSKELRKREKDISTLSERDLASAEELVAVLTPLKIATTALCEESVPTLSMILPLRHQLLNCIMKARDDDSALIKQVKKEVVNDFSTRYQDTCTKKDLTVATLLDPRFKSTPFLSDKDRLDFCKSKAAVKVDTSEVAHSEATVEFPALPTFPDESHDDLHTVPSPAKKMRQETKESESVMNKPTCPTAMSSLFGDIYMTSVQQPKSEQDICEAEVSQYKKEPSINATENPLTWWRQNSERYSSLAILAKKYLCIPATSVPSERVFSTAGDIVTAQRSQLKSEHVDRLIFLKKNWNP; encoded by the exons ATGTTGCCACAAGGTGGAATTCAACCTGCAATTTATGCAGCTCTTAAATCTAAGGAACTCCGTAAAAGGGAAAAAGATATTTCTACGTTGTCTGAAAGAGACCTTGCATCTGCTGAAGAATTGGTTGCTGTTCTAACACCCCTTAAAATTGCAACAACAGCATTGTGTGAGGAAAGTGTGCCAACCTTGTCAATGATTCTACCTCTACGACACCAGTTACTGAATTGCATAATGAAGGCAAGGGATGATGATTCAGCATTGATAAAACAAGTGAAgaaagaagttgtgaatgaTTTCTCAACAAGATACCAGGATACATGTACCAAAAAAGATTTGACGGTGGCAACACTTCTTGACCCACGCTTCAAATCAACACCATTTTTGAGCGATAAAGACAGACTAGAT TTCTGTAAGTCAAAAGCTGCTGTCAAGGTTGACACATCAGAAGTTGCCCATTCAGAGGCAACTGTAGAGTTCCCAGCACTACCAACTTTCCCTGATGAATCTCATGATGACCTTCACACAGTCCCCAGTCCTGCTAAGAAAATGAGACAGGAAACTAAGGAGTCTGAATCAGTAATGAATAAGCCAACTTGCCCAACCGCAATGTCAAGTCTCTTTGGAGACATTTACATGACAAGTGTACAACAGCCAAAGTCAGAACAGGATATTTGCGAGGCAGAGGTTTCTCAGTACAAGAAGGAGCCATCTATAAATGCTACAGAAAATCCCTTAACCTGGTGGAGGCAAAACAGTGAAAGATATTCCTCATTAGCCATTTTAGCAAAAAAGTATCTCTGTATCCCTGCTACTTCAGTTCCCTCAGAGAGAGTGTTCTCTACAGCAGGGGATATAGTCACTGCCCAAAGGtctcaactgaaatcagaacatgTAGATAGATTAATTTTTCTCAAGAAGAATTGGAATCCTTAG
- the LOC138053720 gene encoding uncharacterized protein gives MLNFARENVKILSKLPVQLKDCAEKATIPELEDLTKIRDTVKPVDNTKRSTKGKEVNSFATQGTDQDMILNFQNQRKKENLQACLFCKEHHHLDKCKKFAEMPLRARKDFFFDKFLCFGCASSRQHQAASCKNKLVCRVCSAIHPCLHQPGGNAEVVSNCTNVCTIPDQEKGSDHAMIVPVWVRHISKPSQEVLQYAVLDDQSNVSFVSQSLCEQLDLQGSPTDLLLTTVQERNVHTPSSRICGLEVLDFNRKHTVKLPMLFTRDSIPASRSQIPKVSVAQEWEHLHPIADKLMSYEADKFVKEIINPQRIIKVLESDFVEGSTRSKSYSVEDKRFLSILENSIVKRADGHYEIRLPLKMDRLSLPYNRQLAVKRWHQLLARFKKNPKFLEDYQVFVKDVIDLCAEKVPSDRVKVQDGRINYVPHTGVYHPRKKDQIRVVFDCSAQFDGVCLNDYLLQGPDLLNTLLGILCRFRKERVAFMTDIKSMFHQFMVSEEHRDLLRFLCWEDGDPKKEVVEYRMKVHLFGTGSSPGCANFGLKKAADDGEAEYGNEAAEFIQRDFYVDDGLKSVGTIEEAVTLMKASQGICARAGLKLHKIMSNKREVLEAFPIEERA, from the exons ATGCTAAACTTTGCCagagaaaatgttaagattctTTCAAAGCTGCCAGTCCAGCTCAAA GATTGTGCTGAGAAAGCAACCATACCTGAGCTTGAAGATCTGACTAAAATAAGGGACACTGTGAAACCCGTTGACAACACAAAAAGGTCTACCAAGGGTAAAGAAGTAAATTCCTTTGCAACTCAAGGAACTGATCAAGACATGATCTTAAACTTCCAGAatcagagaaagaaagaaaatttacaagCCTGTCTGTTCTGCAAGGAACATCATCATTTAGACAAATGTAAGAAGTTTGCTGAAATGCCCCTCAGAGCCAGGAAGGactttttctttgacaagtttcTGTGTTTTGGTTGTGCTTCTAGTAGACAGCATCAAGCAGCATCCTGTAAGAACAAACTTGTATGTCGTGTTTGTTCTGCGATCCATCCGTGTCTACACCAACCGGGAGGTAATGCTGAGGTTGTTTCAAACTGTACAAATGTTTGTACAATCCCAGATCAGGAGAAAGGTTCAGATCATGCCATGATTGTGCCAGTGTGGGTTCGTCACATAAGTAAACCCAGTCAAGAAGTTTTACAGTACGCAGTACTAGATGACCAGTCCAATGTGAGTTTTGTGTCACAGAGCTTATGTGAGCAGCTGGACTTGCAAGGATCACCTACAGACTTGTTGCTGACAACAGTCCAGGAGCGAAATGTACATACACCAAGTAGCCGAATATGTGGACTTGAAGTGTTGGACTTTAACCGGAAGCATACTGTGAAGTTGCCTATGTTGTTCACACGAGACTCCATTCCAGCAAGTAGGTCGCAGATTCCAAAAGTCAGTGTTGCCCAGGAGTGGGAACATCTACACCCTATTGCCGATAAGCTAATGTCATATGAAGCTGATAAGTTT GTAAAGGAGATTATCAACCCGCAAAGGATTATCAAGGTTCTGGAGTCAGACTTTGTGGAAGGTTCTACAAGGAGCAAATCTTATTCAGTGGAAGACAAAAGGTTTCTCTCAATTTTGGAGAATAGTATTGTAAAGAGGGCAGATGGTCACTATGAAATTCGTCTACCCTTGAAGATGGACAGACTGTCTCTGCCATACAATCGTCAGCTTGCTGTCAAGAGATGGCACCAGTTGCTAGCGAGGTTCAAGAAAAATCCCAAGTTTCTTGAAGATTACCAAGTGTTCGTGAAGGATGTAATTGACCTGTGTGCAGAGAAAGTACCATCAGATCGTGTGAAGGTTCAAGATGGAAGGATTAACTATGTCCCCCACACCGGTGTTTATCATCCAAGAAAGAAGGACCAAATCAGAGTGGTTTTTGATTGTTCTGCGCAGTTTGATGGTGTTTGCCTTAATGACTACTTATTACAAGGTCCTGACCTATTGAACACTCTGCTAGGAATCCTGTGTAGATTCAGAAAAGAAAGAGTGGCATTTATGACTGACATTAAGAGTATGTTTCATCAATTCATGGTGTCAGAAGAGCATCGGGACTTGTTAAGGTTCCTGTGTTGGGAAGATGGAGATCCGAAGAAGGAAGTTGTTGAGTACAGAATGAAAGTGCATCTTTTTGGTACTGGCAGCTCCCCTGGCTGTGCCAATTTTGGGCTGAAGAAGGCCGCAGATGATGGTGAAGCTGAGTATGGCAATGAGGCCGCTGAGTTTATACAAAGAGATTTCTATGTGGATGATGGTCTCAAGTCGGTTGGTACCATAGAGGAAGCGGTCACCTTAATGAAAGCAAGTCAAGGCATCTGCGCCAGAGCAGGACTTAAACTGCACAAGATCATGTCAAACAAGAGAGAAGTTCTCGAAGCATTCCCTATTGAAGAACGTGCTTAA